ACTGGTTATGATGTTATAGGAAAAATAGGTTGGGATCCTTCCTGGACTGAAAATTTAAAAACAGGTATCCACCTGCTAGGTCGAGCATCGAATGCATTTGGTTATGCGAGTGATGAATGTAGGGAAGGAAGGACCAAATGCCTTTTAGATGATGGAAATCCAAATACAAAACGACAAGGACCTGTTTCCTTAAACCAAGAACAAGTCATCGCAATAGAATCCCATCTCCTTTGGAAGGATACCATTAATATGGGACTGGGTGGGATGTTCAAAAAACATTTAGGTGGAAAGATTGTTGATCGTATGGCTCCCTACCAACAAGGAACGATCATTCCCGAATCAACAGGAAGAGGAGCTTACCTATGGTTAGGGATCGGCAATGGAACCCTTCGGTTGGTAACGCGGGGTGAGATTGCAACTGGAGGTCCAAACCCTGGACTTAGGACAACAGAAACCGTAGAACGAGAACCTTGGGTGAGGTTCCAACCTGGTAGCACTGAACCAAGGTATTCCGACCAGTCCTACTATATTAGCAAACAAATCTTTGGAGAATGGTTATTTTCCCCATCAACTCGGTTTGCGATCGGGTATATGGAAGTCCGATCGTATGATACAAAAGGGGAACCCAATAAATGGTATGTAGACAGTACCGGGGAATCATCAAATCGTGTCGAATATATAGGACAGTTTTCAAAACCAACAACGTTTCCAATATCAGAATATGGTAGATTGGATCGTAACATTGTGTTGAAAGCGACAACTTCGTTCTAAGATCAAATATATGTTTTCTGAAATCCAAACCTTCATTGAATCCCAATTGTCTTCAGGCAATTTTTCTTTTTCCACAGCATTATTTCTAGCACTAGGTGGTTTATTTGCTGGGTTACTTCCTTGTGTGTATCCATTGTATCCGATCACAGCTGGAATTTTAAAAACAAGAGTCGCCAATCACAAATGGTCTCATCCACTGGTGTATTATTTTGGACTAGCATTAATGTATGCTATCTTTGGATTGATCGCGGGCGTCAGTGGTGGAGTTTTTAATTCATTTTTAAGATTTCCAGAAACTCAATTGGTTTTAGCAATCTTGTTATTTATATTGGGATTAAGTGTTGCTGAATTTTTATATTTTCCATTTTTTTCTGGTGATCTAAAAAATTCGGTAAACGTAAATTATGCGAATACATTCTTCTTGGGAATGGGTGCTGGGTTGTTGTCTTCTCCATGTGTTGGCCCTGTTGTTGTATCCATTCTCGTCCAACTCATCAATTACCAAACAGAAGGATTTAAAATTATACCGATCCTTTTTACTTCTTTTAAAATGTTTTTATTTGGAATGGGACTTGGAATTCCATTTTTAATGATAGGAGTCTTTGGATTGTCTCTGCCTAAATCAGGAAAGTGGATGAAATACATTCAGTGGGCATTAGCCATTCTCATCTTCTATTTTTCTTATACATACCTTGAAAAGGCATTTGATTTATGGGGTTTGGAAAAGGGATTAAGCACAAAAGTTTTTCTTCTTTGGACAGTGGCTTTAACGTTTTTGTACCTTCAAAAAAAAGAGGGAACAACAACAGAAAAGATGAAACAATCTCTTTATCAAATTGTATCCATCACTGCTTTACTCATTATATTCCTATTTCTAAATCTTTCGTTATGGAAACAAAACTTCGGGAATGGAATTTCCAATGGAAATTCTTCCAATCAATTTTTAAAAGAAGAACATGGAAATTTGGTTTGGTATCGAAATGAAAGTGATGTAATGACATTAGCGAAAGATAAAAATATGCCAATTTTCATAGATTTTTATGCAGATTGGTGTACGAACTGTAAGGAATTTCAGAAACTTACACTGACAAACAAAGAATGGAACGAAACCTTTCATAAAGATGTGATTTTATGGAAAGTTTATGATACGGATCCAATATTTGAATCATTTGTCTCAAACCCAGACTATCCCGAATTAAAAATTGGATTACCTTTCTTTTTGATTCTCAGTCCAGAAGGAAAACGTTTGTATAAATCCAATGACTATCTGGATACAAAAGGAATGATTTCCGCAATTCGAAATTTTTATAATAATACTAAGTAATTCATGAAAAGCGAATCAACCATTTTGTGGATGATTCGCATACTCTATGTTTTGTGAATTTATCGAGGGAGTGAGTTAACAGTTTGCAAATATTCATTTGCAATTTCTTTTACAATCTCACCAGCTGGTTTCACTTCTTCAATTTGTGCAACACCTTGGCCAGCAGACCAAATGTCTCGCCAACGTTTGTATTCTTGTTCGATTGCTTTTTCTCCACCAGCATGACCTGCGGCAATTTTTTTAGGCCCGTCTTCCAATATTTCTGGTGAACGTTCCACTGATTTTGCCAACCAATTGGCAGGGATACCAGAAATTTTTTCAGTATATACAATCTCATCTGGACTTGAATCTATTAACATCTGTTTGTATTCATTTTGTGCTCTAGATTCTGGAGTTGCAATAAATCGAGTACCAATATAAACAGCATCAGCCCCAAGGGAAAGAGCTGCAGCCATTTGTGAGCCATTGGAAATGGCTCCTGCTGCAATTACTGGAAGTCCAGTTTCTTTTTTAAGATAAGGGATGAGAGCAAACGGAGTGATTGCTCCTGCATGGCCACCTGCTCCTTGTGAAACAGCAATGAGTGCATCAGCTCCAGATTTTGCGACTATGTTAGCGTGTTTGAGGGTTGTCACATCACAAAACAATGCGGAACCATTTGCTTTGATCTCTTTCGCGATTGTTCTTGGAGTACCCAAGCTTGTGATGATTAACTCTACTTTTAAATCCATCACCACTTCAAATTGTTTTGCCCAATTTGGATTATGTTCCTTATGCAAAATTAGATTCACTCCAATCGGCTTTTTCGTTTTTGAACGAATTTCGAGAATCCCTTCTCGTAATTGTTCTGGTGTTCTGTAATTGAGAGATGGGAAACACCCAATTCCTCCAGCTTCTGAAACGGCAACTACTAACTCCGGATAGGAGACAAGGAACATAGGTGCGGCAATGATCGGTAGATCAATTTTTAGCATTTCGCTAATTTTTGTTTTGATTTTCATAAATCTCCTGTTATACGATTATGGTTGGGTTGGTTTCGGCGTTAGGTTGGGAAGGTCTGACGGATACCGACCAGATCTTGGAATGCAACTCATTGCAAATCCCTGGATGATGTAACAGATTGAATCTTGCGAAATGCATTTAAGAGATTTCTGGTATTCCAGGCCATCAATCTCAGTGGCTATCGAATAACATTCCATTTTGTCTTCCATGAAGAGTTGTTGGGGTGTTTTGTTCTCTTGTGCCAATAGTGCAGTAAGAGACAATAAGAGTAGAGGGAGTAGATAAAAAAATGATTGGAATCGTGTGCGATTCATTGAACGTAATCCTGCTTTTCCTATAGGAACTGAAAATTGAAAGAAGTCAAACCATATAAATCCATTCTGGTTCCGATTCAATTTGTTCTTTTTTTCCTTTTGATTTTTTCCATCCAGAATTGTTTTGACCTTCATTCGGAAAGTAAACAAGAAATCCAATTACAACAATCCGTGTATTTGATTGATCGGTATTATTATTGGTCATCGGAAGAAATTTTGGACCCAGAAACGATCCAAGAATCAAAGTGGTTACCAATTTCTACTAAAACATTAGGATTTAAGAAAAAAGAAAATGAATATTTATATATCAAATTTAGCGATCAATTCATACGACAACTTCAAAGCCCAATTCTTTATACCGAAATTGCTTTAGAAACTTTTAAAGTTTTTCAAGGAAAAGACAATGTTTATATTTCAAAGGAATTTGATTTTATTTTTCCACATTTGATTCCACTTAGTCCTGAACCAAAAGGTTTTATATATATTCAATTTCAATCTCGATATAAAAATTTTATTGGATTGGATCATGAAGTAATTTTTAAAAATCACACAAAAGCATTGATTGATTTGTTTATAGAGAATCTTACTAAAACTTTTTTTTCTCCCATTTTGTTAGTGTTATCTTTTATATTTATGGGATTTTATTTTTTACGCAGAAAAGAAATGATTTTTTTAAATTTTTCAATTCTGCTTTTGTCCGCCTCACTCATTGAAGTATTAAATGGATTTGTTGGATTTTCTTTACGTCAGTATGCTTTTTATATAGTTCCACTAACATTCCTCAATTTCACATTTTTCCCTTTTGCTTTTCTGTTATTTTTGATATCAGTATTTCCTCCTTTCTTTAAGAAAGTTTTTAAGTTTATCGCAATTGTACATATCATTGTTTTTTTATCATCTATCATTCGGAATTATGAGTTAGGAGTTTCATTTCTAAATAGTGAGGAAGATTATAATTGGATTGTAGTTTTGGAAGCAATCATAGCAATCCTATCTTCAGTTTATGTTTTTTTGAAAGGAAATCGACAAATTAGGGAAATTATCTTAGGTATCCTTGTGATCGTCTGTGCTGGACTCCATGATACACTTGTGGATTTGGAAATTTTGCACTACCAAATTCGATTCATACACTATGGTTTTTTTCTCATGTTGGGTTTTTTTGGTTATTATGTGTTCAAACATTATTGGGAATTGTTGCATTCCATCAATCGTATGAACACCGAACTACGATTAAAAAATAAAGAACTCCAACGATTAATACAAATTGATAAAGATTTAGCATTAGCACATGCCTTACAAAAATCTCTTTTGTCTTCTAAATACAATGAGGATGATAAAATTCGTATCATAGGTTTTTCTCAAAATTTGGAATCGGTTGGTGGAGATTATTTTGACCATACGAAAGATAGTATGGGCAATTGGGCTTTTTTAATCGCAGATGTGTCTGGCCATGGAATTTCTTCGGCAATGGTTGCTGCCATGTCTAAAATGGCATTTGTAGGTGCAGGTCCCTATTTACAATTTCCAGCAAGGGTATTTCACCTGATGAATCGCCACTTAGTTGGAAAAACAAAAAATCTCTTCATTACAGCTTCTTATCTTTTCATCGATACCGAATCTTATACGGCTACATTTAGCAATGCAGGGCATCCTAGTTTTTACCTAATCCGAAATACTGAAAAAGATGTGATACAACTGACTGCAAAAGGAAAACCATTGGGTCTCTTTTCACAACAATCATACGCAGAAGAAATTGTAGGGATTCAACCAAAGGATAAAATATTACTCTACACAGATGGGATTTTTGACCTATTAAACGAACATGGAGAAAGTTTTGGAGAAGATAGGCTCAAATCATTGTTATGGGAATATCGTTATTACAACATACAAGACTTATCGAGTATCTTACAAGATTCCTTATTTCGATTTTCCAATGGTTGGAAACACCAAATGGATGATTTAAGTTTTTTACTCGTGGAAGTCAAATAACTGATTCTTAGGATTATTGTCTGACTAAAGTTCTGGATTGATGATAAAACGTATCGGATTTCCTTTTTTTTCTTCTAACGCATGTAGATACTCATTTGTATCTTCCAATTTGTGAATTCCGCTGATGGATTTTGTCAAATTTAGTTTGTTATCTTTATAAAGTTGAATGAGTTCAGGAATGGCCCTTCTATCTGATCCATAGGAACCTGTGATTCGGATTTGTCTTTCAATGAGGAAAAATGGCATAGGAATTTCTAGTTTGTTTCTGCCGATGCCAACGAGTACAATCCTTCCTCCACGATTCATTGCACGGACAGAACTTTCAATATTCGGCATAAAACCTGTAAAATCACATAATAGGTCAATCCCACCAGACTTTTCTTTTAGGACTTTTCCTACCTGCATGTTTTTTTCGACTAATATGAGTTCGTTGGCACCATATGATTTTGCATTTTCTAAACTTCCACTATCTATATCAATTGCAAAAATTTTACCTGCTCCAAGAGCTTTGGCTATCGCAACAGCATGGATTCCAAGTCCTCCGCAACCAATGATTGCAACAGTTTCCCCTGCTTTAAGTTCCCCTTGGTATTTGATAGCATGGTACGGAGTGGAGACAGCGTCAGCAAGGATTGCACCTTCGGCAAAAGGAATTTGA
The sequence above is a segment of the Leptospira levettii genome. Coding sequences within it:
- a CDS encoding protein-disulfide reductase DsbD family protein, producing the protein MFSEIQTFIESQLSSGNFSFSTALFLALGGLFAGLLPCVYPLYPITAGILKTRVANHKWSHPLVYYFGLALMYAIFGLIAGVSGGVFNSFLRFPETQLVLAILLFILGLSVAEFLYFPFFSGDLKNSVNVNYANTFFLGMGAGLLSSPCVGPVVVSILVQLINYQTEGFKIIPILFTSFKMFLFGMGLGIPFLMIGVFGLSLPKSGKWMKYIQWALAILIFYFSYTYLEKAFDLWGLEKGLSTKVFLLWTVALTFLYLQKKEGTTTEKMKQSLYQIVSITALLIIFLFLNLSLWKQNFGNGISNGNSSNQFLKEEHGNLVWYRNESDVMTLAKDKNMPIFIDFYADWCTNCKEFQKLTLTNKEWNETFHKDVILWKVYDTDPIFESFVSNPDYPELKIGLPFFLILSPEGKRLYKSNDYLDTKGMISAIRNFYNNTK
- a CDS encoding NAD(P)H-dependent flavin oxidoreductase, encoding MKIKTKISEMLKIDLPIIAAPMFLVSYPELVVAVSEAGGIGCFPSLNYRTPEQLREGILEIRSKTKKPIGVNLILHKEHNPNWAKQFEVVMDLKVELIITSLGTPRTIAKEIKANGSALFCDVTTLKHANIVAKSGADALIAVSQGAGGHAGAITPFALIPYLKKETGLPVIAAGAISNGSQMAAALSLGADAVYIGTRFIATPESRAQNEYKQMLIDSSPDEIVYTEKISGIPANWLAKSVERSPEILEDGPKKIAAGHAGGEKAIEQEYKRWRDIWSAGQGVAQIEEVKPAGEIVKEIANEYLQTVNSLPR
- a CDS encoding PP2C family protein-serine/threonine phosphatase; the encoded protein is MKEVKPYKSILVPIQFVLFFLLIFSIQNCFDLHSESKQEIQLQQSVYLIDRYYYWSSEEILDPETIQESKWLPISTKTLGFKKKENEYLYIKFSDQFIRQLQSPILYTEIALETFKVFQGKDNVYISKEFDFIFPHLIPLSPEPKGFIYIQFQSRYKNFIGLDHEVIFKNHTKALIDLFIENLTKTFFSPILLVLSFIFMGFYFLRRKEMIFLNFSILLLSASLIEVLNGFVGFSLRQYAFYIVPLTFLNFTFFPFAFLLFLISVFPPFFKKVFKFIAIVHIIVFLSSIIRNYELGVSFLNSEEDYNWIVVLEAIIAILSSVYVFLKGNRQIREIILGILVIVCAGLHDTLVDLEILHYQIRFIHYGFFLMLGFFGYYVFKHYWELLHSINRMNTELRLKNKELQRLIQIDKDLALAHALQKSLLSSKYNEDDKIRIIGFSQNLESVGGDYFDHTKDSMGNWAFLIADVSGHGISSAMVAAMSKMAFVGAGPYLQFPARVFHLMNRHLVGKTKNLFITASYLFIDTESYTATFSNAGHPSFYLIRNTEKDVIQLTAKGKPLGLFSQQSYAEEIVGIQPKDKILLYTDGIFDLLNEHGESFGEDRLKSLLWEYRYYNIQDLSSILQDSLFRFSNGWKHQMDDLSFLLVEVK
- a CDS encoding zinc-binding dehydrogenase, whose protein sequence is MKAAVLPQGSKSLEIQELDLPPLFPNQVKVKVKACGICGSDIHLILHGKMKATYTPCVPGHETSGVVTEIGEQITKLKVGDRVVVSAGTSCGKCKHCLAGRENLCEHIGVIGFNQRGGFAEYIQTEERYLYILPDQIPFAEGAILADAVSTPYHAIKYQGELKAGETVAIIGCGGLGIHAVAIAKALGAGKIFAIDIDSGSLENAKSYGANELILVEKNMQVGKVLKEKSGGIDLLCDFTGFMPNIESSVRAMNRGGRIVLVGIGRNKLEIPMPFFLIERQIRITGSYGSDRRAIPELIQLYKDNKLNLTKSISGIHKLEDTNEYLHALEEKKGNPIRFIINPEL